Genomic window (Caldibacillus debilis DSM 16016):
GATTCCCGTGCGCGAAGTGGCGAAATCAACGGCACAGGTTCTTTCCAACCTATTCAAAAAATGGCATTTCTTTAAGGGATTCCGTTTAGAAAAAAGAATTTTTTCAGAGAGCGAGGTAAGATATCTTGGGCAAATTGGGAGATGAGGCGTGTCAGATTTGAAAAAGGATTGCAAACGGAAAAAATGGGCCGTTTCAATCCTCCCAAGCCGGAAAGAAAATGTTGGCCCACGGAGTCAGCCTTGGAGCAAACAATGGAAATGCACGGGAATAAAACCCGGACGTGGAAGACGGCCGAGGCCCGGCGGAAAAAAGGCCGATTGAAAACAACTGCAGCAATACTTACCCTTTCTCGGGCAGAAAATGAATTGCAAGGACAAAATAGCGAAAAAAGTTCGGGTGCCTTTCATGAAACCTGTTCGATGGTTTTGATTCGTTCTTTTTCGGTCATTTCTTCGTTTAAAAGGACGTCCCGAATGATTTCCGCTTCGGGGGTTCCGCCGGGTTCCCGTGTGAAAACGGCATCGGGGAAATGGTTTTTGAGAAGCTGGAAAATGGTGTTTTTTCCGGAACCATCCATTCCGGTGAGCGTGACATATTTTTTATCCGGCATTCTCCTATTTTCAATATCGTAACACGGGCTGTTGAAAAAGACGGGAAATTTTTTGATTTTATTTTCCGCTGTCGCCGAATAGACGTTTGACTTCGTCGTCCCGGAGGAAGCGGCCGGGACATGGAGACAGAGGCGCCATTTCTCCGAAAAATGTCCGGGCGCGGCGAAGATTTTCAGAAACCCGTTGCATCTTACGTTACGTAAGGTATTATGATGAGAAAAAAAGAAGGGGAAGGACAGGAATGAATCGGGAAAAACGATATTCCATCGGAGAATTTTCGGAAAAAGCGGGATTATCGAAACGGACTTTGCATTATTATGAAGAAATCGGGCTCCTGAAGCCGGCAAGGGACGAAAAGACGGGCCGCCGGTTTTATTCGGACCGGGATATCGCCACGCTGCAAAAGATCACCGCCTTAAAATTTTTAGGCTTCAGCCTCAAGGAAATCAGGCAATGGTTCCGCGTTCCCAAATTCGACTTTACCCTGTTGACCTCGTTGAAAATCCAGCTGAAAATTTTTGAAGAAAAGAACGAACAGATCGAAACGGTCATCCGTTCCCTCCGGCGCATCATCCGGATCCTGGAGGAAGAGGGGGAAATCGACAGCCTTACCTTGATGAGCCTGATCCACAGCATGCAAACGGAAAAAGATCTGAAGGAACAAATGGGAAAGCTTTTGCCGGAGGAATTCGTGAAAGAACTGTTTGACAGGGATGAAAGGGAAATATCGGAATTGGATAAGTCCTTTGTACAATTGACCAAGGAAGCCAAGCGGCTGATGGGAAGACCTGCGGAAGATCCGGAAGTCCAGGCCATGTTGGACAAATATTTTCGGGCTACCCTGGATTATGTCGGGGAAAAGGTATTGCAGGAACTGGGGAAACTGAAGGAAATCGAATTGCAGGCAATCGACCAGCAGCTCCCGTCCCCTTTCACGAAAGAGGAAGAAGAATGGCTGGCGAAGGCGATGGAGCATTACATGCGAAGCAACCCTTCGGTTTTTCACGAACGGACCGAAGGATGATCCCGCATCGGAGGGACTGGACGCCGGCAACCGTTCGGCTGCCCGACTTCCTCCCCGATGCGGGTCGTCTCCGGCTTGGACAAACTGCGCGGGCGGGGACCGCCGGAAAAACCCGCGCTTCATCCGGCGTCCGGCATGGGTGTGGGGGGATTTCTCAAGCCTTTTTCCGCTTCGGAAGAAAAATTTTCCCGCATCGTTTACGGAAGGCCGCCGTTCCGGCCGGTTCGTCCGGGTCCGGGATGGGAATATTTTTTTCCGGCCGCGGCTGCCTTGTCCTGCTTTTTGTTTCTCCCCTAGGGTTTTATGTTTCTCCCCGCGGCGGCAGCCTTTCCGATCAGCGCGATCCCTAAAATTTCGATCGCATCTTTCCGCGGCCTGGTATACAATTTTGTTATGCGCCTTCATGTTGCGGAATACTTGCCAAAATGGCTTCATGATCCCCGCTTCCCATGATGCGTGCGAAAAATTTGCATAAGAAGGAGGAATCAGGTTGGCGCTCCCGATCAAACCGAATGGAAAAATCAAATATCTCCAATGCATCCGCTGCGGTGAAACCTATCCGGTCGACGATTATTTCGAAGGGTGTCCGAAGTGCAGGGATGAAGGAAACCCGGCCAATTTGACGTTCGTTTACGCCGAATACGGCAAGGAGTGTCCCCTTCCTTACGATTCCTATTTTTCCCTCGGCGAAGGGAATACGCCTCTTCTGCCGGTTTTTGATGAGTTTCCGTCCTTTTATTTGAAATACGAAGGCAGAAACCCGAGCGGTTCCCACAAAGACCGGATGAGCGCCATGATCGTGACGAGGGCCGCGGAAAAGGGGTATGAAGGCGTCGCCGTGGCCACGAGCGGGAATGCCGGGCTGTCCCTCGCTTCCTATTGCGCTTACTTTGGTTTGAAATGCGCCGTCATTGCCACGAAAGACTTGAATCCCCAGGTGAGACGATTCCTGGAAGCCTTCGGCGCGGAAATCCATTTGACGGACACGCCGATGGAACGATGGGAAATTTTGAAAAGGAAAAAGGAAGAAGGATTTTATCCCGGGAGCAATTATAGCAATCCCCCGGTGGGAACGGTCCATTTTGGCGTCCAAGGCTATAAGGCCGTCGCCTATGAAATCGTCGGGCAGCTGAAGGGAACGGTTCCCGACAAGGTTCTCGTCCCCGCATCAAGGGGAGATTTGCTCTGGGGGGTCTGGCTCGGCTTTAAAGAAATGAAACAGGCGGATCCGTCCCTCGCCCTGCCGGCCATGATCGCCTGCGAGCCTTTTGCCCGGCTGTCCAGGGTGCTGGACGGGGAAGACTACACCCGGTCTTTCCCGGGGGAGACCGCCTTAAAATCGATCGACGGCACGACGGTGACCTATCAGGCGGTAAAAGCCTTGCGGGAATCGAACGGGTTTGCCGTCGAGATATCCAACGAAGAAGCCGAAGCCGCCCGGAAGGAACTGGCCAAAAGGGGAATCTTGCTGGAACTTTCTTCGGCGGCGAGTTACGGCGCGTACAAAAAGCTGAGGAAGAACGGCGCGATCGGGGAGAAGGAAGTGGTCGTCGCCATCGGCACTTCATCCGGCTTTGTCGAAATTTAATGACCATAATCATATTATGTAAACTATATTCCCGCCGGTTGGGGTACCCTTGACCTTAAAAAGAGGAAAAGGCCTTCCCCGGCCGGAAAAGAACGAAAAAACCACTACCCGTTTGCCGAAGGCGGGACTTCCGGGAAAAGCGGCCGCACGAAAATTTGGCGGCGGCCGCTCGTTTTTTAGATCCGGAGGAAAGCTGCGAAACGGCGGCGGCTGATTTCCC
Coding sequences:
- a CDS encoding MerR family transcriptional regulator, yielding MNREKRYSIGEFSEKAGLSKRTLHYYEEIGLLKPARDEKTGRRFYSDRDIATLQKITALKFLGFSLKEIRQWFRVPKFDFTLLTSLKIQLKIFEEKNEQIETVIRSLRRIIRILEEEGEIDSLTLMSLIHSMQTEKDLKEQMGKLLPEEFVKELFDRDEREISELDKSFVQLTKEAKRLMGRPAEDPEVQAMLDKYFRATLDYVGEKVLQELGKLKEIELQAIDQQLPSPFTKEEEEWLAKAMEHYMRSNPSVFHERTEG
- a CDS encoding threonine synthase; the protein is MALPIKPNGKIKYLQCIRCGETYPVDDYFEGCPKCRDEGNPANLTFVYAEYGKECPLPYDSYFSLGEGNTPLLPVFDEFPSFYLKYEGRNPSGSHKDRMSAMIVTRAAEKGYEGVAVATSGNAGLSLASYCAYFGLKCAVIATKDLNPQVRRFLEAFGAEIHLTDTPMERWEILKRKKEEGFYPGSNYSNPPVGTVHFGVQGYKAVAYEIVGQLKGTVPDKVLVPASRGDLLWGVWLGFKEMKQADPSLALPAMIACEPFARLSRVLDGEDYTRSFPGETALKSIDGTTVTYQAVKALRESNGFAVEISNEEAEAARKELAKRGILLELSSAASYGAYKKLRKNGAIGEKEVVVAIGTSSGFVEI
- a CDS encoding nucleoside/nucleotide kinase family protein; this translates as MPDKKYVTLTGMDGSGKNTIFQLLKNHFPDAVFTREPGGTPEAEIIRDVLLNEEMTEKERIKTIEQVS